One Pseudorca crassidens isolate mPseCra1 chromosome 21, mPseCra1.hap1, whole genome shotgun sequence DNA segment encodes these proteins:
- the ANKRD37 gene encoding ankyrin repeat domain-containing protein 37 isoform X2, with the protein MLLLDCNPEVDSLRHLLETGASVNAPPDPCEQSPVHLAAGGGLACFLLWQLQTGADLNQQDVFGEAPLHKAAKVGSMECLSLLVASDAQIDLCNKNGQTAEDLAWSCGFPECGKFLTTIKCMQTIKPSEQSNKDHCVPVLRQKRSFGSKEDTNGKRKC; encoded by the exons ATGCTGTTGCTCGATTGCAACCCCGAG GTGGATAGTCTGAGGCATCTGCTGGAGACCGGGGCCTCCGTCAACGCACCCCCGGATCCCTGCGAGCAGTCGCCTGTCCACTTGGCCGCAGGTGGCGGCcttgcttgctttcttctctGGCAGCTGCAGACCGGCGCTGACCTCAACCAACAG GATGTTTTTGGAGAAGCTCCACTACACAAGGCAGCAAAAGTTGGAAGCATGGAATGCCTCAGCCTGCTTGTAGCCAGTGACGCCCAAATTGA TTTATGTAATAAGAATGGGCAAACAGCTGAAGATCTTGCTTGGTCATGTGGATTTCCAGAATGTGGCAAGTTTCTTACAACAATTAAATGTATGCAGACAATAAAACCAAGTGAACAATCCAATAAAGATCATTGTGTTCCAGTGCTCAGACAGAAACGAAGTTTTGGAagtaaagaagatacaaatgggaaaaggaagTGTTG A
- the ANKRD37 gene encoding ankyrin repeat domain-containing protein 37 isoform X1, whose amino-acid sequence MLLLDCNPEVDSLRHLLETGASVNAPPDPCEQSPVHLAAGGGLACFLLWQLQTGADLNQQDVFGEAPLHKAAKVGSMECLSLLVASDAQIDLCNKNGQTAEDLAWSCGFPECGKFLTTIKCMQTIKPSEQSNKDHCVPVLRQKRSFGSKEDTNGKRKCW is encoded by the exons ATGCTGTTGCTCGATTGCAACCCCGAG GTGGATAGTCTGAGGCATCTGCTGGAGACCGGGGCCTCCGTCAACGCACCCCCGGATCCCTGCGAGCAGTCGCCTGTCCACTTGGCCGCAGGTGGCGGCcttgcttgctttcttctctGGCAGCTGCAGACCGGCGCTGACCTCAACCAACAG GATGTTTTTGGAGAAGCTCCACTACACAAGGCAGCAAAAGTTGGAAGCATGGAATGCCTCAGCCTGCTTGTAGCCAGTGACGCCCAAATTGA TTTATGTAATAAGAATGGGCAAACAGCTGAAGATCTTGCTTGGTCATGTGGATTTCCAGAATGTGGCAAGTTTCTTACAACAATTAAATGTATGCAGACAATAAAACCAAGTGAACAATCCAATAAAGATCATTGTGTTCCAGTGCTCAGACAGAAACGAAGTTTTGGAagtaaagaagatacaaatgggaaaaggaagTGTTGGTAA